The Athalia rosae chromosome 7, iyAthRosa1.1, whole genome shotgun sequence genome window below encodes:
- the LOC125501699 gene encoding uncharacterized protein LOC125501699, translating into MQRQITGLQSLDKSPERPQNIKTNEEQNKENLQPDDHHCNQPKNQKVEVIPVQISEVDLNSGDVLFDSSLHSLDLTKLLNESIFGKVTLSIYEIRKDFDESTRRKLVDLIITSLLSKTDPLNQPIQYKNHHFDELANKIIGLFPSETKEIYYVAPHTEGSQQKISKGKLVDAYRNRLRQLKKAGLHRGRKRKIEETEGESDSIDTENKRVCTVHQDWLRHNTAPWESVVEHWNASRALRQSDFHKAIGNVNSIIEAWPVVKQPLGYTLLESDYNYMFNDGLSIYSEWPMLSTKLENLMRSEIKEKAYIPFLDNLKDSDITPDSRDAILLSLLPVICPPSTVVRLAKGSWKPSCAESINGFILHVKVPGDLEMARDQQREKMAKIKQPLQPYVIVLGPRLSAIEHSYVNVDETLYLVESPLKAVDICYKIFQVLNATYPPQSEQVWLFLQKYVYKRTTRWDKQVKSVIILTGKLNQAKKENSRSGEPESQN; encoded by the exons ATGCAAAGACAAATAACGGGCTTACAAAGCTTAGATAAATCACCAGAACGACCACAAAATATCAAAACGAACGAAGAGCAAAATAAGGAAAACCTGCAGCCAGACGATCATCATTGTAATCAgccgaaaaaccaaaaagttgAGGTCATACCTGTTCAAATTTCGGAAGTTGATCTGAATAGCGGCGATGTATTATTCGACTCCAGTTTACATTCATTG GATTTGACAAAACTATTGAATGAATCAATCTTTGGAAAAGTAACATTAAGCATCTACGAGATACGAAAAGATTTTGACGAATCAACTCGTAGAAAACTGGTGGACCTAATAATCACGTCCTTACTATCGAAAACTGATCCACTCAATCAACC cATTCAGTACAAAAATCACCACTTTGATGAATTAGCAAACAAAATTATCGGATTATTCCCATCAGAAACTAAAGAGATTTATTACGTGGCGCCGCACACAGAAGGATCTcagcaaaaaatttctaaaggcAAGCTCGTAGATGCTTATAGGAATAGGTTGCGGCAACTTAAGAAAGCTGGGCTTCATAGAGGtcggaaacgaaaaattgaggagacCGAGGGGGAATCTGATTCTATCGACACAGAGA ataaGCGCGTTTGTACCGTGCACCAAGACTGGCTCAGGCATAATACTGCACCCTGGGAATCAGTCGTCGAGCATTGGAATGCTTCACGGGCACTGAGGCAGTCCGATTTTCATAAAGCAATCGGCAATGTTAACAGCATAATCGAAGCGTGGCCAGTCGTGAAACAACCATTAGGCTATACGTTG CTAGAAAGTGACTACAACTATATGTTCAACGATGGACTCAGTATTTACTCCGAGTGGCCCATGCTTTCCACAAAACTAGAAAACCTTATGAGGTCCGAGATCAAAGAAAAAGCTTATATTCCCTTCTTAGACAACTTAAAAGACAGTGACATTACCCCAG ATTCAAGAGACGCTATACTACTAAGTCTGCTACCTGTAATTTGCCCACCATCAACCGTAGTACGTCTAGCCAAGGGATCATGGAAACCCAGCTGTGCAGAATCAATAAACGGATTCATCTTACACGTGAAG GTTCCGGGAGATCTAGAGATGGCGAGAGATCAGCAGCGAGAAAAGAtggcaaaaataaaacaaccacTTCAACCTTACGTTATTGTCCTTGGTCCGCGACTATCGGCTATTGAGCACTCATATGTAAACGTAGATGAGACGCTGTACCTTGTGGAAAGTCCATTGAAGGCCGTGGACATTTGCTATAAAATATTCCAGGTTTTAAATGCGACATATCCTCCTCAAAGTGAACAAGTTTGGCTCTTCTTACAGAAGTATGTTTACAAGCGAACAACCAGATGGGACAAACAAGTAAAGTCCGTAATAATCCTTACTGGGAAACTCAACCAAGccaagaaagaaaattctcggTCAGGTGAGCCTGAGTCCCAAAATTAa